In a genomic window of Myxococcales bacterium:
- a CDS encoding PEGA domain-containing protein — MRRAGTWALVAVTAATALAAAGTDAAAQPAPTATIAVAPMTMLGAEDTSATGRQFEAKLASEISALGVAARVVTAADVVEATRKAKKPHLRACDGDAGCLAELGSLLGVSTVVFGEVGGLGDVQVLSLGAIDVASKKEQRRVRVSLGEASEGGVAGAVTRLLDPDKFLGDLQLKVSVDGASIYVDGKRLGKSPTPLVRLPVGPHALRITHPEHRDYVRFVDIGFGAATTVEVALEQFASVESSVESTDKPKPSGPITYVDKPARWYRTWWAVAGFAAVALGSAVAIGASIDGLDFETSGVVKPPQ; from the coding sequence ATGAGGCGCGCCGGCACGTGGGCGCTGGTCGCGGTGACGGCGGCGACGGCGCTGGCGGCGGCGGGCACCGACGCCGCGGCCCAGCCCGCGCCGACCGCGACGATCGCGGTCGCGCCGATGACGATGCTCGGGGCCGAGGACACCTCGGCGACCGGGCGCCAGTTCGAGGCCAAGCTCGCCAGCGAGATCAGCGCGCTCGGCGTGGCCGCCAGGGTCGTGACCGCGGCCGACGTGGTCGAGGCCACGCGCAAGGCCAAGAAGCCTCACCTGCGCGCCTGCGACGGCGACGCCGGGTGCCTGGCCGAGCTCGGCAGCTTGCTCGGGGTGTCGACGGTCGTGTTCGGCGAGGTCGGCGGGCTCGGCGACGTCCAGGTGCTGTCGCTGGGCGCGATCGACGTCGCGAGCAAGAAGGAGCAGCGCCGGGTCCGGGTGTCCCTGGGCGAGGCCTCCGAGGGTGGGGTGGCCGGGGCGGTCACCCGCCTGCTCGATCCCGACAAGTTCCTCGGCGATCTCCAGCTCAAGGTGTCGGTCGACGGCGCGTCGATCTACGTCGACGGCAAGCGCCTGGGCAAGTCGCCGACGCCGCTGGTACGGCTCCCGGTCGGGCCCCACGCGCTGCGGATCACCCACCCCGAGCACCGCGACTACGTCCGCTTCGTCGACATCGGCTTCGGCGCCGCGACGACGGTCGAGGTCGCGCTCGAGCAGTTCGCGTCGGTCGAGTCCTCGGTCGAGTCGACCGACAAGCCCAAGCCCAGCGGCCCGATCACCTACGTCGACAAGCCGGCGCGGTGGTACCGGACGTGGTGGGCGGTGGCCGGGTTCGCGGCGGTCGCGCTGGGCTCGGCGGTCGCGATCGGCGCCAGCATCGACGGCCTCGACTTCGAGACCAGCGGCGTCGTCAAGCCGCCGCAGTAA
- the gltB gene encoding glutamate synthase large subunit — protein sequence MSSPGPGLYVPSTEHDACGVGFVAHVKGEKSRDIVIDGLRVLGRLAHRGASGADPETGDGAGITLQLAHRFFKSEGLRLGFDMPRRRRYGVGQVFLPADPIARAACERIFEQAVTEEGQRVLGWRDVPIDARAVGVTARKVMPVFRQLYVRLTRVPPSAYERTLYVIRKLAENRVRDGGVDPSNTFHVASLSTETIVYKGLLLPHQLAAFYPDLHAAEMVSAIAVVHSRFSTNTFPTWDLAQPFRFVAHNGEINTLRGNVGWLDARKSQLRSAKFRGGIERLAPIVVPGKSDSAQFDNLLELLHLGGRSLPHAMMMMIPEAWEGDPTMDPERTAFYRYAASLVEPWDGPAAMVFTDGFVVGATLDRNGLRPARWWHTTDDRVILASETGVVDVPADRIIAKGRLQPGRMFVVDTDEGRIVADDELKRDVAGRFPYRKWLDKNVFEMHELEPATPPAPIAGDELGRQLRAFGYTDEDVGLLVTPMATTGKEPVGSMGTDTPIAALSEHAPTLPHYFHQLFAQVTNPPIDPIREALVMTLETNIGPDGNTFDETPESCHQVRLPGPFLDNTAVAQIAAFNEGAFETRQLSTLFAIADGPAGLAAALDRLCAEASAAIEDGCNILILSDRGVDAKRAPVPALLALGAVQQHLVATGTRMEAGLLVETGEAREVHDLAVLIGYGAAAVNPYLALDAVVDLVGRGDVAGPAAAAVARYLHACDDGLLKIMSKMGISTVQSYRGAQIFEALGLGPDVVARAFAGTPSRIGGVDLATLGAEVLARHARGFGPAGLAIVDELPIGGRYQWRRRGERHAWSPAAIAALQDAVARADRDRFAEYLALCDAGAAEPAPLTLRDLLAIVPPAAGAIALDEVEPVSAIVTRFVTGAMSFGSISAEAHETLAIAMNQLGGRSNSGEGGEEPHRFEPDADGAWRRSAVKQIASGRFGVTAHYLVNADDLQIKIAQGAKPGEGGQLPGAKVDERIAKVRCSTPGVTLISPPPHHDIYSIEDLAQLIYDLTAINPTARVSVKLVSEVGVGTIAAGVAKARAGAIVIAGYEGGTGASPLSSLRHAGVPWELGLAEAHQVLVHHRLRGRVRLQVDGGLRTARDVIVATLLGAEEYGVATAALIATGCVMLRKCHLNTCSVGIATQDPELRARYRGSPAHVVALFTMLAEEVRVWLARLGARSLDELVGRTELLAARADLAGKAAAIDVAPLLHRPPTDAPTRFVAAEPWATVDHLDRAIIAAAGAALTGGKPAEVRLAIDNTHRAVGTVLAGEIARRHGAHGLPDGTLKVHLTGSAGQSFGAFLTAGVELSLEGDANDYVGKGLSGGRLAVRPPAGARFAAEDNALIGNTALYGATSGELFAAGQAGERFAVRNSGARAVVEGVGDHGCEYMTGGAVVILGLTGRNFAAGMSGGTAYVFDKDKRFASRVNRELVELESLVDESDLWLVHGLIEDHVRLTSSTLGRKLLDNWELVVPRFVKVMPIEYRRVLQARRAAQRPRTGTTPAAATPAAGAP from the coding sequence ATGTCGTCGCCCGGGCCCGGCCTGTACGTCCCGTCCACCGAACACGACGCGTGCGGCGTCGGGTTCGTCGCGCACGTCAAGGGCGAGAAGTCGCGCGACATCGTGATCGACGGCCTGCGGGTGCTCGGGCGCCTGGCCCACCGCGGCGCCTCGGGCGCCGACCCCGAGACCGGCGACGGCGCCGGCATCACGCTCCAGCTCGCGCACCGGTTCTTCAAGTCCGAGGGCCTGCGGCTCGGCTTCGACATGCCGCGCCGGCGCCGCTACGGCGTCGGCCAGGTGTTCCTGCCGGCCGACCCGATCGCCCGGGCCGCGTGCGAGCGCATCTTCGAGCAGGCCGTCACCGAGGAGGGCCAGCGGGTGCTGGGCTGGCGCGACGTGCCGATCGACGCGCGCGCGGTCGGCGTCACCGCCCGCAAGGTCATGCCGGTGTTCCGGCAGCTGTACGTGCGCCTGACCCGGGTGCCGCCGTCGGCGTACGAGCGCACGCTCTACGTCATCCGCAAGCTGGCCGAGAACCGCGTGCGCGACGGCGGCGTCGACCCATCGAACACGTTCCACGTCGCGTCGCTGTCGACCGAGACGATCGTCTACAAGGGCCTGCTCTTGCCGCACCAGCTCGCGGCGTTCTACCCCGACCTGCACGCCGCCGAGATGGTCTCGGCGATCGCGGTCGTGCACTCGCGGTTCTCGACCAACACCTTCCCGACCTGGGATCTGGCCCAGCCGTTCCGGTTCGTCGCCCACAACGGCGAGATCAACACGCTGCGCGGCAACGTCGGCTGGCTCGACGCGCGCAAGAGCCAGCTGCGCTCGGCCAAGTTCCGCGGCGGCATCGAGCGGCTGGCGCCGATCGTCGTGCCGGGCAAGAGCGACTCGGCGCAGTTCGACAACCTGCTCGAGCTGCTGCACCTGGGCGGGCGGTCGCTGCCGCACGCGATGATGATGATGATCCCCGAGGCCTGGGAGGGCGATCCGACGATGGATCCCGAGCGGACCGCGTTCTATCGCTACGCGGCGTCGCTGGTCGAGCCCTGGGACGGGCCGGCGGCGATGGTCTTCACCGACGGCTTCGTCGTCGGCGCCACGCTCGATCGCAACGGCCTGCGCCCGGCCCGGTGGTGGCACACCACCGACGATCGCGTGATCCTCGCGTCCGAGACCGGCGTCGTCGACGTGCCCGCCGACCGGATCATCGCCAAGGGCCGGCTGCAGCCGGGCCGGATGTTCGTGGTCGACACCGACGAGGGCCGGATCGTCGCCGACGACGAGCTCAAGCGCGACGTCGCCGGGCGGTTCCCGTACCGCAAGTGGCTCGACAAGAACGTGTTCGAGATGCACGAGCTCGAGCCGGCGACGCCGCCGGCGCCGATCGCCGGCGACGAGCTGGGCCGGCAGCTGCGCGCGTTCGGCTACACCGACGAGGACGTCGGCCTGCTGGTCACGCCGATGGCCACGACCGGCAAGGAGCCGGTCGGCTCGATGGGCACCGACACGCCGATCGCGGCCTTGTCCGAGCACGCGCCGACCCTGCCCCACTACTTCCACCAGCTGTTCGCGCAGGTCACCAACCCGCCGATCGATCCGATCCGCGAGGCGCTGGTGATGACGCTCGAGACCAACATCGGCCCCGACGGCAACACCTTCGACGAGACCCCCGAGAGCTGCCACCAGGTGCGGCTGCCGGGGCCGTTCCTCGACAACACCGCGGTCGCGCAGATCGCCGCGTTCAACGAGGGCGCGTTCGAGACCCGGCAGCTCTCGACCCTGTTCGCGATCGCCGACGGCCCGGCCGGGCTCGCGGCCGCGCTCGATCGGCTGTGCGCCGAGGCCTCGGCCGCGATCGAGGACGGCTGCAACATCCTGATCCTGTCGGATCGCGGCGTCGACGCGAAGCGCGCGCCGGTGCCGGCGCTCCTGGCGCTGGGCGCGGTCCAGCAGCACCTGGTCGCGACCGGCACGCGCATGGAGGCCGGCCTCCTGGTCGAGACCGGCGAGGCGCGCGAGGTCCACGACCTGGCGGTCTTGATCGGCTACGGCGCCGCCGCGGTCAACCCGTACCTGGCGCTCGACGCGGTCGTCGATCTGGTCGGGCGCGGCGACGTCGCCGGCCCGGCCGCGGCCGCGGTCGCGCGCTACCTGCACGCGTGCGACGACGGCCTGCTCAAGATCATGTCGAAGATGGGCATCTCGACGGTGCAGAGCTACCGCGGCGCCCAGATCTTCGAGGCCCTGGGGCTGGGCCCCGACGTGGTCGCGCGCGCGTTCGCGGGCACGCCCAGCCGCATCGGCGGCGTCGATCTGGCCACGCTCGGCGCCGAGGTGCTGGCCCGCCACGCGCGCGGCTTCGGCCCGGCCGGGCTGGCGATCGTCGACGAGCTGCCGATCGGCGGCCGCTACCAGTGGCGGCGCCGCGGCGAGCGCCACGCCTGGAGCCCGGCCGCGATCGCGGCCCTGCAAGACGCGGTCGCGCGCGCCGACCGGGACCGGTTCGCCGAGTACCTGGCGCTGTGCGACGCCGGCGCCGCCGAGCCCGCGCCCCTGACCCTGCGCGACCTGCTCGCGATCGTGCCGCCGGCCGCCGGGGCGATCGCGCTCGACGAGGTCGAGCCGGTCAGCGCGATCGTCACGCGGTTCGTCACCGGCGCGATGTCGTTCGGCTCGATCAGCGCCGAGGCCCACGAGACCCTGGCGATCGCGATGAACCAGCTCGGCGGCCGCTCGAACTCGGGCGAGGGCGGCGAGGAGCCGCACCGGTTCGAGCCCGACGCCGACGGCGCCTGGCGCCGCAGCGCGGTCAAGCAGATCGCGTCGGGCCGGTTCGGCGTCACCGCCCACTACCTGGTCAACGCCGACGACCTGCAGATCAAGATCGCCCAGGGCGCCAAGCCCGGCGAGGGCGGGCAGCTGCCCGGCGCCAAGGTCGACGAGCGCATCGCCAAGGTCCGCTGCTCGACGCCAGGCGTGACGCTGATCTCGCCGCCGCCGCACCACGACATCTACTCGATCGAGGATCTGGCGCAGCTGATCTACGACCTGACCGCGATCAACCCGACCGCGCGCGTCTCGGTCAAGCTGGTCAGCGAGGTCGGCGTCGGGACGATCGCCGCCGGCGTCGCCAAGGCCCGGGCCGGCGCGATCGTGATCGCCGGCTACGAGGGCGGCACCGGCGCGTCGCCGCTGTCGAGCCTGCGCCACGCCGGCGTGCCGTGGGAGCTGGGCCTGGCCGAGGCCCACCAGGTGCTGGTCCACCACCGGCTGCGCGGCCGGGTGCGGCTGCAGGTCGACGGCGGCCTGCGCACCGCCCGCGACGTGATCGTCGCGACGCTGCTGGGCGCCGAGGAGTACGGCGTCGCGACCGCGGCGCTGATCGCGACCGGCTGCGTGATGCTGCGCAAGTGCCACCTCAACACCTGCTCGGTCGGCATCGCGACCCAGGATCCCGAGCTGCGCGCGCGCTACCGCGGCTCGCCCGCGCACGTCGTCGCGCTGTTCACGATGCTGGCCGAGGAGGTGCGCGTGTGGCTGGCGCGGCTGGGCGCGCGCTCGCTCGACGAGCTGGTCGGGCGCACGGAGCTCCTGGCCGCGCGCGCCGATCTGGCCGGCAAGGCCGCCGCGATCGACGTCGCGCCGCTGCTCCACCGCCCGCCCACCGACGCCCCGACCCGGTTCGTCGCCGCCGAGCCCTGGGCCACGGTCGATCACCTCGACCGCGCGATCATCGCGGCCGCCGGCGCCGCGCTCACCGGCGGCAAGCCCGCCGAGGTCCGCCTGGCGATCGACAACACCCACCGCGCGGTCGGCACCGTGCTCGCCGGCGAGATCGCCCGCCGGCACGGCGCCCACGGCCTGCCCGACGGCACGCTCAAGGTCCACCTGACCGGCTCGGCCGGGCAGAGCTTCGGCGCGTTCCTGACCGCCGGCGTCGAGCTGTCGCTCGAGGGCGACGCCAACGACTACGTCGGCAAGGGCCTGTCGGGCGGCCGGCTCGCGGTGCGGCCGCCGGCCGGCGCCCGGTTCGCCGCCGAGGACAACGCGCTCATCGGCAACACCGCGCTCTACGGCGCCACCTCGGGCGAGCTGTTCGCCGCCGGTCAGGCCGGCGAGCGGTTCGCGGTCCGCAACAGCGGCGCGCGGGCGGTCGTCGAGGGCGTCGGCGATCACGGCTGCGAGTACATGACCGGCGGCGCGGTGGTGATCCTGGGGCTGACCGGGCGCAACTTCGCCGCCGGCATGAGCGGCGGCACCGCGTACGTCTTCGACAAGGACAAGCGCTTCGCCAGCCGGGTCAACCGCGAGCTGGTCGAGCTGGAGTCGCTGGTCGACGAGAGCGACCTGTGGCTGGTCCACGGCCTGATCGAGGACCACGTCCGCCTGACCAGCTCGACCCTGGGCCGCAAGCTGCTCGACAACTGGGAGCTGGTGGTGCCGCGGTTCGTCAAGGTCATGCCGATCGAGTACCGCCGGGTGCTGCAGGCCCGCCGCGCCGCGCAGCGCCCGCGCACCGGCACCACCCCCGCCGCCGCCACCCCCGCCGCAGGAGCGCCGTGA
- a CDS encoding tetratricopeptide repeat protein: protein MPSAFAQAEDDLREGDKYFEEGDFRRAARAYDAAIRKYPGQVSAEAYGKRAAIYIILKDFEGGLTFVRKVAKAQHAEAPEILEQEALLLWQLGQKPDAVAIAERVVARKPRSFLNQNMIGEYYANRDPGKTIAAYEAYLDARPSELEGNDVLPRIRLGFAYLGRARAQLRDGKSKDAGADYDKAVAQLETVQRKFGKRANAMVNADNGLCAGYTGQAQFDRAIAVCERVVADPRKVDANGSVWFNLGVAYLAKKQPQRARAAALEFLKRKKNEARGFILTGDAYFQEKDWAAALDNYLKAEKLLRAGQQREQVSLSVQLGKTYRRLPFSGAGQNPNLALAIEKLKAGIAANPGSYELATELGGAYLAAREDATALTTVDRLIGGKDFATASTDDQVGVVLVSAKAQYNLGKLGVARQRFEAAAQLRPKDSQVQRALVETINAQAWAALAKDERAAQAFLDEAAGVDPRSPMTALNMAVLAIDRGDCDGAQRHLNKLEGNRRGYAMGYERLLARTYLCAKKPDAAKAAEHYAAAEAEAKKNQANLVVAEVYTEWAPLLFATDLDDAVEKLTVAVQFSAQVPEVATAAKRNLAVALFRRGWRSIKAGKASEAVADFERATREPALLKGTEPPAFQFSYALALLEKGDNGAAASIFKELAGKGNQGAYLRPPYNKVGSQFFGAYASYRSNNAAARQKAAGEFGQLQGGASGAFAQKVRELIASSWEFVAYDHWKSGRTGPADKALQTAVKFADDDIRRRVTMNRAVLSLGKDQLRTLEDLNGQPAEALVNLGIVYEQLGRPKDAYDAWSKAKQRGVSSRDLQKWIDAKKRIYGY, encoded by the coding sequence GTGCCATCGGCCTTCGCCCAGGCCGAGGACGATCTCCGCGAGGGCGACAAGTACTTCGAGGAGGGTGACTTCCGTCGCGCCGCCCGCGCGTACGACGCCGCGATCCGGAAGTATCCGGGCCAGGTGTCGGCCGAGGCGTACGGCAAGCGCGCCGCGATCTACATCATCCTCAAGGACTTCGAGGGCGGCCTCACGTTCGTGCGCAAGGTCGCCAAGGCCCAGCACGCCGAGGCGCCCGAGATCCTCGAGCAGGAGGCGCTGCTCCTGTGGCAGCTGGGGCAGAAGCCCGACGCCGTGGCCATCGCCGAGCGGGTCGTGGCGCGCAAGCCCAGGTCGTTCCTCAACCAGAACATGATCGGCGAGTACTACGCCAACCGCGATCCCGGCAAGACGATCGCCGCGTACGAGGCCTACCTCGACGCGCGCCCGTCCGAGCTCGAGGGCAACGACGTCCTGCCGCGCATCCGGCTCGGCTTCGCCTACCTCGGCCGCGCGCGCGCGCAGCTCCGCGACGGCAAGAGCAAGGACGCCGGCGCCGATTATGACAAGGCGGTCGCGCAGCTCGAGACCGTCCAGCGCAAGTTCGGCAAGCGCGCCAACGCGATGGTCAACGCCGACAACGGCCTGTGCGCCGGCTACACCGGCCAGGCCCAGTTCGATCGCGCCATCGCCGTGTGCGAGCGCGTCGTCGCCGATCCGCGCAAGGTCGACGCCAACGGCTCGGTCTGGTTCAACCTCGGCGTCGCCTACCTGGCCAAGAAGCAGCCCCAGCGGGCGCGCGCGGCCGCGCTCGAGTTCCTGAAGCGCAAGAAGAACGAGGCGCGCGGGTTCATCCTCACCGGCGACGCCTACTTCCAGGAGAAGGACTGGGCCGCGGCGCTCGACAACTACCTCAAGGCCGAGAAGCTGCTGCGCGCCGGCCAGCAGCGCGAGCAGGTCAGCCTGTCGGTCCAGCTCGGCAAGACCTACCGCCGCCTGCCGTTCTCGGGCGCCGGCCAGAACCCCAACCTGGCGCTGGCGATCGAGAAGCTCAAGGCCGGCATCGCGGCCAACCCGGGCAGCTACGAGCTCGCCACGGAGCTGGGCGGCGCGTACCTCGCGGCGCGCGAGGACGCCACCGCGCTCACCACCGTCGATCGCTTGATCGGGGGCAAGGACTTCGCGACCGCCTCCACCGACGACCAGGTCGGCGTCGTGCTGGTCTCGGCCAAGGCCCAGTACAACCTCGGCAAGCTCGGCGTCGCGCGCCAGCGGTTCGAGGCCGCGGCCCAGCTCCGGCCCAAGGACTCGCAGGTCCAGCGGGCGCTGGTCGAGACCATCAACGCGCAGGCGTGGGCGGCGCTGGCCAAGGACGAGCGCGCGGCCCAGGCGTTCCTCGACGAGGCCGCCGGCGTCGATCCGCGGTCGCCGATGACCGCGCTCAACATGGCGGTGCTGGCGATCGATCGCGGCGACTGCGACGGCGCCCAGCGCCACCTGAACAAGCTCGAGGGCAACCGCCGCGGCTACGCGATGGGCTACGAGCGGCTGCTGGCGCGCACGTACCTGTGCGCCAAGAAGCCCGACGCCGCGAAGGCCGCCGAGCACTACGCCGCGGCCGAGGCCGAGGCCAAGAAGAACCAGGCCAACCTGGTCGTGGCCGAGGTCTACACCGAGTGGGCGCCGCTCCTGTTCGCGACCGACCTCGACGACGCGGTCGAGAAGCTGACGGTCGCGGTGCAGTTCTCGGCCCAGGTGCCCGAGGTCGCGACCGCGGCCAAGCGCAACCTGGCGGTGGCGCTGTTCCGGCGCGGCTGGCGCTCGATCAAGGCCGGCAAGGCGTCCGAGGCGGTGGCCGACTTCGAGCGCGCGACCCGCGAGCCGGCCCTGCTCAAGGGCACCGAGCCGCCGGCGTTCCAGTTCTCGTACGCGCTGGCGCTGCTCGAGAAGGGCGACAACGGCGCGGCCGCGAGCATCTTCAAGGAGCTCGCCGGCAAGGGCAACCAGGGCGCGTACCTGCGGCCGCCGTACAACAAGGTCGGCTCGCAGTTCTTCGGCGCCTACGCCAGCTACCGCTCGAACAACGCCGCGGCGCGCCAGAAGGCCGCCGGCGAGTTCGGGCAGCTCCAGGGCGGCGCCAGCGGCGCGTTCGCCCAGAAGGTGCGCGAGCTGATCGCGTCGTCGTGGGAGTTCGTCGCCTACGACCACTGGAAGAGCGGCCGCACCGGGCCCGCCGACAAGGCGCTGCAGACCGCGGTCAAGTTCGCCGACGACGACATCCGCCGCCGCGTCACGATGAACCGCGCGGTGCTGTCGCTGGGCAAGGACCAGCTGCGCACCCTCGAGGATCTCAACGGCCAGCCGGCCGAGGCCCTGGTCAACCTCGGCATCGTCTACGAGCAGCTCGGGCGCCCCAAGGACGCCTACGACGCCTGGTCCAAGGCCAAGCAGCGCGGGGTCTCGAGCCGCGACCTCCAGAAGTGGATCGACGCCAAGAAGCGGATCTACGGGTACTGA
- a CDS encoding PEGA domain-containing protein → MTSRRGSGRSLCALALAVAVAASPVAAQPAPPAEPVPTDEVLPEEALTQRLALWRIDALGIDAELVGRLEALFRMELDRLATAPLPSRREIDKAIAGDRELGRCGGEDRCVAAIGKKLGVDVMITGSVAAMGDNYILNIKAVDVAKGTQIRRIATDPLRGSPDELIDAIRVAAYRLLAPDQLYGSVVVLTDLIGASVALDGKKIGATPLPGPVAKLPLGEHKLTVSAKGYTPFEEPVTVRFQKATRVVVRLTVAPGDPEGVAVPIVIERRPRPWYSSTWAYVGFGVAAVVAGVAIGYAATRPTEVDCSLMECR, encoded by the coding sequence GTGACCTCACGGCGTGGATCGGGCCGCTCGCTGTGCGCGCTGGCGCTGGCGGTGGCCGTGGCGGCGAGCCCGGTCGCGGCGCAACCTGCGCCGCCGGCCGAGCCGGTCCCGACCGACGAGGTCCTGCCGGAGGAGGCCCTGACCCAGCGGCTGGCCCTGTGGCGGATCGACGCGCTCGGCATCGACGCCGAGCTGGTCGGGCGCCTCGAGGCGCTGTTCCGCATGGAGCTCGATCGCCTGGCCACCGCGCCGCTGCCGAGCCGGCGCGAGATCGACAAGGCCATCGCCGGCGACCGCGAGCTGGGCCGCTGCGGCGGCGAGGACCGGTGCGTGGCGGCGATCGGCAAGAAGCTGGGCGTCGACGTGATGATCACCGGGTCGGTCGCGGCCATGGGCGACAACTACATCCTCAACATCAAGGCGGTCGACGTGGCCAAGGGCACGCAGATCCGCCGGATCGCGACCGATCCGCTGCGGGGCAGCCCCGACGAGCTGATCGACGCGATCCGGGTGGCCGCGTACCGGCTGCTCGCGCCGGATCAGCTCTACGGCTCGGTCGTGGTGCTGACCGATCTGATCGGCGCCAGCGTGGCGCTCGACGGCAAGAAGATCGGCGCCACGCCGCTGCCGGGGCCGGTGGCCAAGCTGCCGCTCGGCGAGCACAAGCTCACGGTCTCGGCCAAGGGCTACACGCCGTTCGAGGAGCCGGTCACCGTCCGGTTCCAGAAGGCGACCCGGGTCGTCGTGCGGCTGACGGTCGCGCCCGGCGATCCCGAGGGCGTCGCGGTGCCGATCGTGATCGAGCGCCGCCCGCGCCCCTGGTACTCGTCGACCTGGGCCTACGTCGGGTTCGGCGTCGCGGCGGTCGTGGCCGGCGTCGCGATCGGGTACGCCGCGACCCGGCCGACCGAGGTCGACTGCTCGTTGATGGAGTGTCGATGA
- a CDS encoding SUMF1/EgtB/PvdO family nonheme iron enzyme, which yields MTAAMTAAMTAARAWLVLGLAACGGGSDAPLDGAGPDSAARAGTWDNPYVIAALPYTATDDTRAATEVRAQRYDCAPAIDEGGAEVVYRLDLATPAIVTVEVATADATTDVDVQVVRAAAAGAEAAGCLTRDDRGLVVDLAAGSWWIAVDTYAGGAAPAAGAYTLTVDAPRSTACLTNPIPMCTGGDAPDVNGTPTEPPGVGGCPAGMARVDTFCVDRWEAALVTTAGGGWPPYANPGAASVRAVSAPDLVPQGYINQTQATAACAAAGKRLCTDAEWLRACQGPTGTTYPYGATRMPGVCNDARGCHPAVQFFESSDSSVFGMIGDSCLNQLPDGLARTGAHPQCVSADGLYDLMGNLHEWTADPAGTFRGGFYVDTVINGNGCLYRTTAHDVSHWDYSTGFRCCAD from the coding sequence ATGACCGCCGCGATGACCGCCGCGATGACCGCCGCCCGCGCATGGCTGGTGCTGGGGCTGGCCGCGTGCGGCGGCGGCAGCGACGCGCCGCTCGACGGCGCGGGCCCCGATAGCGCCGCGCGGGCCGGCACCTGGGACAACCCGTACGTCATCGCCGCGCTGCCGTACACCGCCACCGACGACACCCGCGCCGCCACCGAGGTCCGGGCCCAGCGCTACGACTGCGCGCCGGCGATCGACGAGGGCGGCGCCGAGGTGGTCTACCGCCTCGACCTGGCGACGCCGGCGATCGTCACGGTCGAGGTCGCGACCGCCGACGCCACGACTGACGTCGACGTCCAGGTCGTGCGCGCGGCCGCCGCCGGCGCCGAGGCCGCCGGCTGCCTGACCCGCGACGACCGCGGGCTGGTCGTCGACCTCGCCGCGGGCAGCTGGTGGATCGCGGTCGACACCTACGCCGGCGGCGCCGCGCCCGCGGCCGGCGCGTACACGCTGACCGTCGACGCGCCCCGGTCGACCGCGTGCCTGACCAACCCGATCCCGATGTGCACCGGCGGCGACGCGCCCGACGTCAACGGCACCCCGACCGAGCCGCCCGGCGTCGGCGGCTGCCCGGCCGGCATGGCCCGGGTCGACACGTTCTGCGTCGATCGCTGGGAGGCGGCGCTGGTCACCACCGCCGGCGGCGGCTGGCCGCCCTACGCCAACCCCGGCGCCGCCAGCGTGCGCGCGGTCAGCGCGCCCGACCTGGTGCCGCAGGGCTACATCAACCAGACCCAGGCCACCGCCGCGTGCGCCGCCGCCGGCAAGCGCCTGTGCACCGACGCCGAGTGGCTGCGCGCGTGCCAGGGCCCGACCGGGACCACGTACCCCTACGGCGCCACGCGCATGCCCGGCGTGTGCAACGACGCGCGCGGCTGCCACCCCGCGGTCCAGTTCTTCGAGTCGAGCGACAGCTCGGTGTTCGGCATGATCGGCGACAGCTGCCTGAACCAGCTCCCCGACGGCCTCGCCCGCACCGGCGCCCACCCGCAGTGCGTCTCGGCCGACGGCCTCTACGACCTGATGGGCAACCTGCACGAGTGGACCGCCGATCCCGCCGGCACCTTCCGCGGCGGCTTCTACGTCGACACGGTCATCAACGGCAACGGCTGTCTGTACCGCACCACCGCCCACGACGTCTCGCACTGGGACTACTCGACCGGCTTCCGCTGCTGCGCGGACTGA
- a CDS encoding response regulator, whose amino-acid sequence MTARLRVLIVDDERYNRELGQRTLARHADVLVASDLTEALAACTAVTIDVVVTDQRLGHGAATGTELARRLRVATPSARIILVTGYVDDEAVIAARRDGVVDDVLAKPYSPGALRARVLGR is encoded by the coding sequence GTGACCGCGCGGCTCCGGGTGCTGATCGTCGACGACGAGCGCTACAACCGCGAGCTGGGGCAGCGGACGCTGGCGCGGCACGCCGACGTGCTGGTCGCCAGCGATCTGACCGAGGCCCTCGCCGCGTGCACGGCGGTGACGATCGACGTGGTCGTGACCGACCAGCGGCTCGGCCACGGCGCCGCCACCGGCACCGAGCTGGCCCGGCGCCTGCGGGTGGCGACGCCGAGCGCGCGGATCATCCTGGTCACCGGCTACGTCGACGACGAGGCCGTGATCGCGGCGCGGCGCGACGGCGTCGTCGACGACGTGCTCGCCAAGCCGTACTCACCGGGCGCGCTGCGGGCCCGCGTGCTGGGCCGGTGA